One genomic segment of Paraburkholderia caffeinilytica includes these proteins:
- a CDS encoding branched-chain amino acid ABC transporter substrate-binding protein codes for MTMAKWQRAAAAVVALAAISMAAAALAAGDAASGPASKPVNKPTGTPIQLALIEGMSGPFANAGAAVERNLRFGVEQVNAAGGVQLADGAHPLELVVLDSKGSAEEALVQLRAAADRHIGYIVQGNSSAVAAALIGAIDKQNSREPGNRELFLNYSADDPALTNANCSFWHFRFDAHAGMRMDALADVIQRDKAVKKVYLLNQDYSFGHDVSSLARSTLATKRPDIAVVGDEFHPIGRVKDFAPYIAKIRASGADAVITGNWGNDLTLLVKAAREQGLDTRFYTFYGNSLGAPAALGDAGVKHVVAVADWHPNAGGAASDAWYAAFRARFPAAQDDYPVLRMPLMIETLAAAMNRAGSADPTAVARALEGIKFDNGFHASWMRAEDHQLIQPLYVMEMDKAGTPGVKFDNEGSGYGFRTVLAVPPERTVPPTVCRMKRP; via the coding sequence ATGACGATGGCGAAGTGGCAACGGGCGGCAGCGGCAGTCGTGGCGCTGGCAGCGATTTCGATGGCCGCGGCGGCGCTCGCTGCGGGAGATGCGGCGTCTGGTCCGGCAAGCAAGCCGGTCAATAAGCCAACGGGCACCCCAATCCAGCTGGCGCTGATCGAAGGCATGTCCGGCCCATTCGCGAACGCGGGCGCGGCGGTGGAGCGCAATCTGCGCTTCGGTGTCGAACAGGTGAACGCAGCAGGCGGCGTGCAGCTCGCCGATGGCGCGCATCCGCTCGAACTGGTCGTGCTCGACAGCAAGGGCAGTGCGGAGGAGGCGCTCGTGCAACTGCGCGCGGCCGCTGACCGTCATATCGGGTACATCGTGCAGGGCAATAGCTCGGCGGTCGCCGCGGCGCTGATCGGCGCGATCGACAAACAGAACAGCCGCGAGCCGGGCAACCGCGAACTGTTCCTCAATTATTCCGCCGACGATCCCGCCCTGACCAACGCCAATTGCAGTTTCTGGCACTTCCGTTTCGACGCGCACGCGGGCATGCGCATGGATGCGCTGGCTGATGTGATCCAGCGCGACAAAGCAGTAAAGAAGGTCTATCTGCTAAACCAGGATTACAGCTTTGGCCATGATGTCAGCAGCCTCGCGCGTTCGACGCTGGCGACAAAGCGCCCGGATATTGCGGTTGTCGGCGACGAGTTTCATCCGATCGGCCGCGTCAAAGACTTCGCGCCGTACATCGCGAAGATCCGCGCGAGCGGCGCGGACGCGGTGATCACCGGCAACTGGGGCAACGACCTGACGCTTCTGGTCAAGGCGGCACGGGAGCAGGGCCTGGACACCCGCTTCTACACGTTCTACGGTAATAGCCTCGGTGCGCCTGCCGCGTTGGGCGACGCCGGCGTCAAGCACGTGGTCGCGGTGGCCGACTGGCACCCGAACGCCGGCGGTGCGGCCTCCGACGCCTGGTATGCAGCGTTTCGCGCCCGTTTCCCGGCTGCCCAGGACGACTACCCGGTGCTGCGCATGCCGCTGATGATCGAAACCCTCGCCGCGGCGATGAACCGCGCCGGCAGTGCCGACCCGACGGCGGTCGCCCGGGCGTTGGAGGGCATCAAGTTCGACAACGGCTTCCACGCCTCATGGATGCGCGCCGAAGACCATCAACTGATCCAGCCCCTTTACGTCATGGAAATGGACAAGGCCGGCACGCCGGGCGTCAAGTTCGACAATGAAGGTTCAGGCTATGGTTTCCGCACGGTGCTGGCCGTGCCGCCCGAACGGACCGTACCGCCGACTGTGTGCAGGATGAAACGGCCGTAA
- a CDS encoding SulP family inorganic anion transporter: MNLRAFFSTFQRDLLAGTVVFLVALPLCLGIANASGVEPFAGLVSGIVGGLVVAVLSGSRLSVSGPAAGLVVIVVDGIAQLGSFSAFLLAVLLSGAIQFGFGMLKAGRFAAYVPSPVIKGMLAAIGVLLIVKQFPLALGLFGANAPAGSQAAAQLAGSITTPFGSISLAACVITLLSLAILVGWETRALRRFVLVRLVPAPLAVVLLGIGATLLLSLLAPSFAPPAEHRVALPSLESFAALQVALQWADFGPHFAQLVNPDVWRVAITLAIVASLETLLSLEAVEQIDPARRAAPPDRELKAQGVGNLIAGAIGGLPITSVIVRSSANVHAGAQSRLSAIIHGVLLLVSVFALTSVINLIPLACLAAILIFTGVKLAKPSLFVAVAKQGFAPFAPFIVTLVGVLATDLLIGIVLGILCSVLLALYANLRSPIVLAQHGDHYLLSFRKDVSFLGKVPLKHYLQQIPDGATLIVDATRADFVDHDVRELLDTFVADAPRREISVEVRHQVQAQARAARGWSMRRAATE; encoded by the coding sequence ATGAACCTTCGAGCTTTTTTTTCCACGTTTCAGCGCGACCTGCTTGCGGGCACGGTCGTTTTTCTGGTGGCGCTGCCGCTATGTCTGGGCATCGCCAACGCGTCGGGCGTCGAGCCATTCGCCGGGCTCGTATCGGGCATCGTCGGCGGGCTGGTGGTTGCCGTGCTGAGCGGTTCGAGATTGAGCGTAAGTGGGCCGGCGGCCGGCCTCGTCGTGATCGTCGTCGACGGAATCGCGCAACTCGGCAGCTTCTCCGCGTTCCTGCTGGCGGTGTTGCTGTCCGGCGCGATTCAATTCGGCTTCGGCATGCTGAAGGCAGGCAGATTTGCAGCCTATGTGCCGTCGCCCGTGATCAAGGGCATGCTTGCGGCGATCGGCGTGCTGCTGATCGTCAAGCAGTTCCCGCTGGCGCTCGGGCTATTCGGCGCGAATGCGCCCGCCGGGTCGCAAGCTGCCGCCCAGCTAGCCGGCAGCATAACGACGCCGTTCGGCTCGATATCGCTCGCGGCCTGCGTGATCACCTTGCTCTCGCTAGCGATTCTGGTGGGCTGGGAAACACGCGCGCTACGCCGCTTTGTCCTGGTGCGCCTCGTACCCGCGCCGCTCGCGGTGGTTCTGCTGGGCATTGGCGCGACGCTGCTGCTCAGTCTGCTCGCTCCGTCGTTCGCGCCGCCTGCCGAGCATCGCGTCGCGCTGCCGTCGCTCGAATCGTTCGCCGCGTTGCAAGTCGCGCTCCAATGGGCCGACTTCGGTCCGCACTTCGCGCAACTGGTCAATCCCGATGTCTGGCGCGTCGCCATCACCCTGGCGATCGTCGCGAGTCTCGAAACGCTGCTGAGCCTCGAAGCAGTCGAACAGATCGATCCCGCCCGGCGTGCCGCGCCGCCGGATCGCGAATTGAAGGCACAGGGCGTGGGCAATCTGATCGCCGGCGCGATCGGCGGCCTGCCGATCACCTCGGTCATCGTGCGCAGCTCCGCGAATGTGCATGCGGGCGCGCAGAGCCGGCTGTCCGCGATCATTCACGGCGTGTTGCTGCTGGTGAGCGTGTTCGCGCTTACCAGCGTCATCAACCTGATTCCGCTCGCGTGCCTCGCGGCGATTCTTATCTTCACCGGCGTGAAACTCGCCAAGCCGTCGTTGTTCGTTGCCGTCGCCAAGCAGGGTTTCGCGCCGTTTGCGCCGTTCATCGTTACGCTGGTCGGCGTGCTCGCCACCGATCTGCTAATCGGCATCGTGCTCGGCATTCTGTGCAGCGTGCTGCTCGCACTGTATGCGAATCTGCGCAGCCCGATCGTGCTTGCGCAGCATGGCGATCACTATCTGCTGTCGTTTCGCAAGGATGTGTCGTTTCTCGGCAAGGTGCCGCTCAAGCACTATCTGCAGCAGATTCCCGACGGCGCGACCTTGATCGTCGACGCAACGCGTGCCGATTTCGTCGATCACGATGTGCGCGAATTGCTGGACACGTTTGTCGCCGATGCGCCGCGCCGCGAGATCTCGGTTGAAGTGCGGCATCAGGTTCAGGCGCAGGCACGCGCGGCGCGTGGGTGGTCGATGCGGCGGGCGGCGACGGAATAG
- a CDS encoding carbonic anhydrase, which translates to MNRPKRLLVANVAWAHETAARNPEFFRDLVRGQNPHVLWVGCSDSRVPAETITHCEPGDLFVHRNIANLFHPDDDNSASVLEYAVRVLKVGHVIVCGHYGCGGVRAALLPPEPTLPHVNRRIAPLCALAKAHGDELGARASERERIDRLAELNVLEQVRQLRASPIVRDADPAPLVHGWIFALEDGRIKVLTSGYEADDAMTCTTAAHSAA; encoded by the coding sequence ATGAACCGTCCGAAACGCCTGCTGGTCGCCAATGTCGCATGGGCGCACGAAACCGCCGCGCGGAACCCCGAATTTTTCCGTGATCTGGTGCGAGGCCAGAATCCGCATGTGCTGTGGGTCGGCTGCTCGGACAGCCGCGTGCCCGCCGAAACCATCACGCATTGCGAGCCCGGCGATCTGTTCGTTCACCGCAACATCGCCAACCTTTTCCATCCCGACGACGACAACTCCGCCAGCGTCCTCGAATACGCAGTGCGCGTGCTGAAGGTCGGGCACGTGATCGTCTGCGGCCACTATGGCTGCGGTGGTGTGCGTGCTGCCTTGCTGCCGCCGGAACCGACCCTGCCGCATGTGAATCGACGGATCGCGCCTTTATGCGCGTTGGCAAAAGCGCATGGCGACGAACTCGGCGCTCGCGCAAGCGAGCGTGAGCGTATCGACCGTCTCGCCGAGTTGAATGTGCTCGAACAGGTCCGCCAGTTGCGCGCGAGTCCGATCGTGCGCGACGCTGACCCGGCGCCGCTCGTTCACGGCTGGATCTTCGCGCTCGAGGACGGGCGCATCAAAGTACTGACGTCCGGCTACGAAGCCGATGACGCGATGACCTGCACAACGGCCGCGCATAGCGCCGCCTAG